From Deferrisoma camini S3R1, the proteins below share one genomic window:
- a CDS encoding thrombospondin type 3 repeat-containing protein, which translates to MRERGRHSAWIVLLTVLFSAGLFLSACGGGGGGGGGGTTVADTGGTSGGDSGGTTGGDTGSTAGDTGDTGGSTGGDTDTGDQGTTNPYSGLAKLTGDVSLSGLSSADANSLSRAAARARGGRRAARSLYAAQTDLTTDAIVKLYVMDEKGDLQDTGIQGQLVTDPETGKVQFEFDGVKDGVDYIVRYMKVVERTGEKARLLEMKALASVPEGVTEAPPVEVSPKASVVTEALVDAILQATDGTGIDSEIIDRIVTAVKDAIETMVEQGVIQIPSMVVETPPEVAEVVEQAANGDDTGQEPVDTSSLDEVENDNMDDVTGVLLSDESVDNEVSAVKTEKKAEEFQRLDTSTEEGKRELIRRVFAELVGDDDVPAFMVQFMADQYVGGWKTTVQDLLPAVMNGIEFREQVDTSGVTVPSVLEHFSTKMSAVYDLVAKREAGTDLTEDEKKQLAEIPPILLGLFPPEESSVWTDLQKDTELQMPQGIAFTVYLVDEFLPEVLNLEATFSAEADENGVVTAEREDPFDFNPMAPGSIMELMGFFSEDPENPGQQMWQRYDVGYDIHEMWLYPGRMWVDDTGPNGEPMGYEIDILNAGTCVSNLSYMIEMMQSGGPAGPEPAGPGEDLPSMDVTVMLTYPKSDGTTGQIELLPEPWGDPWGQCFRLDPWAEMDFQAQPDPNNPPEPDPERIVSDFASGEYVVTVVDNATGQEYTKIFDRKVITGMTDAYPRITTPLGMPPPLPANASPEEMEENNQLWQEYNQQGATRFAANVDTDGDGTDDAARITVKWEAPDVDLPEGVKIGYHLNVGRSACATAVDADDDGFSNYEEMQLGTDPWNPESTPAEHLADSDGDGVADSIEQVAGTDPDDETSSPGEDFCPWWDWDPIYSTWDRNKILFTRAFTIPYDFPKQDVTDLDAYQLDVAVVFIDAETGKELGQGGNAHAEFFVADPIDTNAEFAIEGTVSVPDDGYPYRVALLKEVNEYNPDALFEWDKWKYSREVLASATVSPTDTQYTLVATIGDLLNREGDAWFNIVLFRDVNDDGVIGDPDSGDTCFDDGAGNMVCEDLWYPAPGKEVWFNAWGGMLTVEWDECGDPSEPCMHQSMVITGAPDDPNDPNSLQTAPGPALGVDSDWDGLFDGEEAEIGTDETLWDTDNDGCSDGDEVREDSDPLDASSAMDWCSWNAGAMPPPPGEGEFVDGAALYEVNCQPCHLGIDNTTVQDPSPEAIRDALNQEQSMYELGWLTDEDLQAISAALSGEPMGEPGDTDGDGILDEQDNCPMVPNPDQADVDMDGVGDACQGQQGTVGEPGDTDGDGILDEQDNCPMVPNPDQADVDMDGVGDACQDQSTVGEPGDMDGDGILDEQDNCPNAYNPGQEDIDLNGVGDACEAPPESGTPGTLDGAALYDSNCASCHGALDQTTITDANPLALEFAIANNMGGMGTLADLTEDYFAAILDVIDGDHDGLPNRVETVDTGTAFDDPDTDSDGVGDGLEVGLGFDPTDAASPGAAPPSSESDLVGTWENLDPSGTIVFETAVFNSDNTYQVSGTDPSDGSTWSETGTWSLSTDGTTLTTVVSTSTDPSSTAGETETFSVVLLPDGRVVLDLWMLWTPAGP; encoded by the coding sequence ATGAGAGAACGAGGGAGACATTCAGCGTGGATCGTCCTGCTGACGGTCTTGTTTTCGGCGGGGCTGTTCCTGTCCGCCTGTGGTGGCGGGGGGGGCGGCGGGGGCGGCGGCACGACCGTGGCCGACACCGGAGGGACCTCCGGTGGAGACTCGGGCGGCACGACCGGGGGCGACACCGGGAGCACCGCCGGCGACACAGGCGACACCGGAGGCTCTACAGGGGGAGATACGGACACGGGAGACCAGGGGACGACAAACCCCTACTCGGGGCTGGCCAAGCTGACCGGCGACGTGTCTCTGTCCGGTCTGAGCAGCGCCGATGCCAACAGCCTCAGCCGGGCGGCTGCGCGAGCCCGGGGAGGTCGGCGCGCAGCCCGGAGCCTGTACGCCGCCCAAACGGATCTCACCACGGATGCCATCGTTAAGCTGTACGTGATGGACGAGAAGGGAGACCTCCAGGACACGGGCATCCAGGGGCAACTGGTAACCGACCCGGAGACGGGCAAGGTCCAGTTCGAGTTCGACGGCGTGAAGGACGGCGTGGATTACATTGTCCGATACATGAAGGTCGTGGAGCGGACCGGTGAGAAGGCCCGGCTCCTGGAGATGAAGGCCCTGGCGAGCGTTCCCGAAGGGGTCACCGAGGCTCCTCCGGTGGAGGTCTCTCCGAAGGCGAGCGTGGTGACCGAGGCGCTCGTAGACGCGATCCTCCAGGCGACCGACGGCACCGGCATCGACAGTGAGATCATCGATCGGATCGTCACGGCCGTGAAAGACGCGATCGAGACCATGGTGGAGCAGGGCGTGATCCAGATCCCGTCCATGGTCGTGGAGACCCCGCCCGAGGTGGCCGAGGTGGTCGAGCAGGCCGCCAACGGAGACGACACCGGGCAGGAGCCGGTGGACACCTCCTCGCTGGACGAGGTGGAGAACGACAACATGGACGACGTCACCGGCGTGCTCCTGTCGGACGAGTCGGTGGACAACGAGGTCTCGGCAGTGAAGACCGAGAAGAAGGCCGAGGAGTTCCAGCGCCTGGACACCTCCACCGAGGAGGGCAAGCGTGAGCTCATTCGCCGGGTGTTCGCGGAGCTGGTGGGCGACGACGACGTACCGGCGTTCATGGTCCAGTTCATGGCGGATCAGTACGTGGGCGGATGGAAGACGACCGTCCAGGACCTCCTGCCTGCCGTGATGAACGGCATCGAGTTCCGCGAGCAGGTCGACACCAGCGGGGTCACCGTGCCCTCCGTGCTCGAGCATTTCAGCACCAAAATGTCGGCCGTGTACGACCTGGTGGCCAAGCGGGAGGCCGGAACCGACCTGACCGAGGACGAGAAGAAGCAGCTCGCGGAGATCCCGCCGATCCTGCTGGGGCTGTTTCCGCCCGAGGAGAGCTCGGTCTGGACCGACCTCCAAAAGGACACGGAGCTCCAGATGCCCCAGGGGATCGCGTTCACGGTCTACCTGGTGGACGAGTTCCTGCCCGAGGTGCTGAACCTCGAGGCCACCTTCAGCGCCGAGGCGGACGAGAACGGGGTGGTCACGGCTGAGCGCGAGGACCCGTTCGACTTCAACCCCATGGCTCCCGGCTCCATCATGGAGCTGATGGGTTTCTTCTCGGAGGATCCGGAGAACCCGGGCCAGCAGATGTGGCAGCGCTACGATGTCGGGTACGACATCCACGAGATGTGGCTCTACCCGGGCCGCATGTGGGTGGATGACACCGGCCCCAACGGCGAGCCGATGGGATACGAGATCGACATCCTGAATGCGGGCACTTGTGTGAGCAACCTCTCGTACATGATCGAGATGATGCAGTCCGGCGGGCCCGCCGGCCCCGAGCCCGCAGGGCCTGGCGAGGACCTTCCCTCGATGGACGTGACCGTGATGCTCACCTACCCCAAAAGCGACGGAACCACCGGCCAGATCGAGCTGCTTCCGGAGCCCTGGGGAGACCCGTGGGGCCAGTGCTTCCGGCTGGATCCGTGGGCGGAGATGGACTTCCAGGCCCAGCCGGATCCGAACAATCCCCCGGAGCCAGACCCGGAGAGGATTGTGTCGGACTTCGCGTCGGGTGAGTACGTCGTAACGGTGGTGGACAACGCCACAGGCCAGGAGTACACGAAGATCTTCGATCGGAAGGTCATCACGGGGATGACGGACGCGTATCCTCGCATCACCACGCCTCTGGGGATGCCTCCGCCGCTTCCGGCTAACGCGAGCCCGGAGGAGATGGAGGAGAACAACCAGCTCTGGCAGGAGTACAACCAGCAGGGCGCCACCCGATTCGCGGCCAACGTGGACACCGACGGGGACGGCACGGACGACGCGGCCCGGATCACCGTGAAGTGGGAGGCCCCGGACGTGGACCTGCCCGAGGGCGTGAAGATCGGCTACCACCTCAACGTGGGCCGGAGCGCTTGCGCCACAGCCGTGGACGCGGACGACGACGGCTTTAGCAACTACGAAGAGATGCAGCTGGGAACCGATCCGTGGAACCCGGAGAGCACGCCGGCCGAGCACCTGGCGGACAGCGACGGCGATGGGGTGGCCGACAGCATCGAGCAGGTGGCAGGGACCGACCCCGACGACGAGACGAGCTCGCCCGGCGAGGACTTCTGCCCCTGGTGGGACTGGGATCCGATCTACAGCACGTGGGACCGAAACAAGATCCTGTTCACCCGTGCCTTTACGATCCCCTATGACTTCCCGAAGCAGGACGTGACAGACCTGGATGCGTACCAGCTCGACGTGGCGGTGGTGTTCATCGATGCAGAGACGGGTAAAGAGCTGGGCCAAGGCGGCAATGCCCATGCAGAGTTCTTCGTGGCCGATCCCATCGACACGAACGCCGAGTTCGCGATCGAGGGTACGGTGAGCGTGCCCGACGACGGGTACCCGTACCGTGTGGCTTTGCTCAAGGAGGTCAACGAGTACAACCCGGACGCCTTGTTCGAGTGGGACAAGTGGAAGTACTCCCGGGAGGTGCTGGCATCGGCGACCGTGAGCCCGACGGACACCCAGTACACTCTCGTCGCCACCATCGGTGACCTCCTGAACCGGGAGGGAGACGCCTGGTTCAACATCGTCCTGTTCCGCGACGTCAACGACGATGGGGTGATCGGTGACCCCGACAGCGGCGACACCTGCTTTGACGACGGCGCCGGCAATATGGTGTGTGAGGACCTGTGGTACCCCGCGCCCGGCAAAGAGGTCTGGTTCAACGCGTGGGGCGGTATGCTCACGGTGGAGTGGGACGAGTGTGGCGATCCTTCCGAGCCGTGCATGCACCAGTCCATGGTGATCACCGGAGCGCCCGACGACCCGAACGATCCCAACTCCTTGCAGACAGCTCCGGGCCCGGCCCTGGGCGTGGACTCGGACTGGGACGGCCTATTTGACGGCGAAGAGGCCGAGATCGGGACGGATGAAACGTTGTGGGACACGGACAACGACGGCTGCTCGGACGGAGACGAGGTGAGGGAGGACTCCGATCCCCTAGACGCCTCGTCTGCCATGGACTGGTGCTCGTGGAACGCGGGAGCCATGCCTCCGCCCCCTGGTGAGGGTGAGTTCGTGGACGGCGCGGCCCTTTACGAGGTCAACTGCCAGCCCTGTCACCTGGGCATCGACAACACCACGGTGCAGGATCCGTCCCCAGAGGCCATTCGTGACGCTTTGAACCAAGAGCAAAGCATGTACGAGCTGGGGTGGTTGACGGACGAGGACCTGCAGGCCATCTCCGCCGCGCTGAGCGGAGAGCCGATGGGCGAGCCCGGTGACACGGACGGGGACGGCATTTTGGACGAGCAGGACAACTGCCCGATGGTGCCGAACCCGGACCAGGCCGACGTCGACATGGACGGCGTGGGCGACGCGTGCCAGGGTCAGCAGGGCACGGTTGGCGAGCCCGGCGACACGGACGGGGACGGCATTTTGGACGAGCAGGACAACTGCCCGATGGTGCCGAACCCGGACCAGGCTGACGTCGACATGGACGGTGTGGGCGATGCGTGCCAGGATCAGAGCACCGTTGGCGAGCCCGGCGACATGGACGGGGACGGCATTTTGGACGAGCAGGACAACTGCCCGAACGCGTACAACCCCGGCCAGGAGGACATCGACCTGAACGGCGTGGGGGATGCCTGCGAGGCGCCGCCCGAGTCCGGAACACCGGGCACCCTGGACGGCGCGGCCCTATACGACAGCAACTGCGCCAGCTGCCACGGGGCGTTGGATCAGACGACCATCACGGACGCCAACCCGTTGGCTTTGGAGTTTGCCATCGCCAATAACATGGGCGGCATGGGTACCCTGGCCGATTTGACGGAAGACTACTTTGCCGCCATCCTCGACGTGATCGACGGCGACCACGACGGGCTCCCGAACCGGGTGGAGACCGTGGACACCGGCACGGCGTTCGACGACCCCGATACCGACAGCGACGGCGTTGGTGATGGTCTGGAGGTGGGGTTGGGCTTCGACCCGACGGACGCGGCCAGCCCCGGGGCCGCCCCGCCGTCCTCGGAGTCCGACCTGGTGGGCACTTGGGAAAACCTCGATCCGAGCGGGACCATCGTGTTCGAGACCGCCGTCTTCAACAGCGACAACACGTACCAGGTGAGCGGTACGGACCCGTCCGACGGTTCCACGTGGTCCGAGACGGGCACCTGGAGCCTGTCCACCGATGGCACCACATTGACCACGGTGGTCAGCACCTCCACGGATCCGAGCTCCACGGCCGGGGAGACCGAGACGTTCTCCGTGGTCCTCCTCCCCGACGGGAGGGTGGTGTTGGACCTGTGGATGTTGTGGACTCCGGCGGGGCCGTAA